One Cohnella candidum genomic region harbors:
- a CDS encoding glycosyl hydrolase family 28-related protein gives MAISGQDLMNAYKDQYGVINVKQYGAKGDGVQDDTAAFIAAKKEVMRLVTNFSSENGQRRGNAVLYIPPGTYLIKSGKALMDDTMTSSAMGYSVQGAGRMITRIVFDPNPAGQYLFYNRDGWNQIHVSDIEFQSRNGANNLFYSYSSGRSHGMEFERIHVGGQWNYGFHLEGTNTDSEILWYKCGFSGEWNKVFYIPATASDQMVNYDFISCQFEVAKGDFIDVQKGGSINVIGGSLLYYPGTTVGGTMFKLGVGGGDHNSGAMRFLCMGARVELAKSVCRMLQSEWKAGIITFQNVDNSVQAYQADKNWVNVSINSQGDAFPNVVFDNCVLQGRHEYRYSGGGAQRLETIAYRSCSIAQHNTPDAFISLVNTSGTAPAAVPQISFRNCSGTGSTTMYKNLFDTELNWSNTTSGRAEKKVLSINTAGNTLPYNRAATEDVYLPLGAVITKVTVFMAPNTTSSTASGWSYTVRTSEATPTVLATATPSNGAPRNGFNTQKDVFFICDTEEKRHIVLAASSAVTEARKGYCLIEYIG, from the coding sequence ATGGCAATCAGCGGTCAAGATTTAATGAATGCTTACAAGGACCAATACGGCGTCATCAACGTCAAGCAATACGGCGCGAAAGGCGACGGGGTCCAGGACGACACGGCGGCGTTCATCGCGGCGAAGAAGGAAGTCATGCGGCTGGTGACCAACTTCAGCTCCGAAAACGGCCAAAGAAGGGGGAACGCGGTTCTCTACATTCCCCCGGGTACGTACCTGATCAAATCCGGCAAGGCGCTCATGGACGACACCATGACTTCCTCTGCCATGGGATATTCCGTGCAAGGCGCGGGCCGGATGATTACGAGAATCGTATTCGACCCGAACCCCGCGGGACAATACCTGTTCTACAACCGGGACGGATGGAACCAAATCCACGTTTCCGATATCGAGTTTCAATCCCGCAACGGCGCGAACAATCTCTTCTACTCATACTCCTCGGGCAGAAGCCACGGCATGGAGTTCGAGCGGATCCACGTCGGCGGCCAATGGAATTACGGCTTCCATCTGGAAGGCACGAACACGGACAGCGAGATTCTCTGGTACAAATGCGGCTTCTCCGGCGAATGGAACAAAGTGTTCTACATTCCCGCGACCGCGTCTGACCAGATGGTGAACTACGATTTCATCTCGTGCCAATTCGAAGTGGCCAAAGGCGATTTCATCGACGTCCAGAAGGGCGGCAGCATCAACGTCATCGGAGGGAGCCTGCTCTATTATCCCGGCACGACGGTCGGCGGGACGATGTTCAAGCTCGGCGTCGGCGGCGGGGACCATAACTCCGGGGCCATGCGGTTCCTGTGCATGGGCGCGCGCGTCGAACTGGCCAAATCGGTTTGCCGCATGCTGCAAAGCGAGTGGAAAGCCGGCATCATCACGTTCCAGAACGTCGACAACTCCGTACAGGCGTACCAAGCGGACAAAAACTGGGTGAACGTCAGCATCAACTCACAGGGAGACGCTTTCCCCAACGTCGTTTTCGATAACTGCGTTCTGCAAGGCCGCCATGAATACCGGTATTCGGGCGGCGGGGCCCAGCGTCTTGAGACCATTGCTTACCGCAGCTGCTCCATCGCGCAGCACAATACGCCGGACGCTTTCATCAGCCTCGTCAACACTTCCGGGACGGCACCGGCCGCGGTCCCGCAAATCAGCTTCCGAAACTGCAGCGGAACCGGCAGCACGACGATGTACAAAAACCTGTTCGACACCGAATTGAACTGGTCGAACACGACTTCAGGCAGAGCCGAGAAGAAGGTCCTCTCCATCAACACGGCCGGCAATACGCTGCCCTATAACCGGGCTGCGACCGAAGACGTCTACCTTCCTCTGGGTGCGGTCATCACGAAAGTCACGGTATTCATGGCCCCCAATACGACGTCGTCCACGGCTTCAGGCTGGAGCTATACGGTCAGAACGAGCGAGGCGACCCCGACCGTGCTTGCGACGGCGACGCCGTCCAACGGCGCTCCACGGAATGGCTTCAATACGCAGAAGGACGTTTTCTTCATCTGCGACACGGAAGAGAAGCGCCATATCGTGCTCGCGGCATCCTCCGCGGTTACCGAAGCCCGCAAAGGCTACTGCCTGATCGAATATATCGGCTAA
- a CDS encoding glycosyltransferase: MKVLFLSWAYPKESSPYLGIWAHQQALALRNGGVDVEVVNSVPFIPRAAGFLSGKIKKYSEIPSVEKLDGVTVYHPKFIRVSPNSALDEFLFRLMGIQTKLLARRLRRQIDVGRYQVLHAHNIFPDGAIAYRLHRKYGIPYVLTLHDVDRFHSYPKEGPHRELGSAILSHASKVLAVSNRVKSNIREHVPNGRSVELLYNTFWTQDHLSDTGSGKRKRIVTLASLIKRKGVHELLRAFREVLGRYPDYELMMIGQGSELGPLKKAAEELGVAGSVTFTGAMPHADAMKELARSSIFCLASWDEAFGVAYAEAMSYGLPVIGCRGEGIADVVTDGVDGLLVEPRNAEELARALFRLIEHPEEAERIGSNGRERIRELRPEAFGRKLAGIYEEILLTV; this comes from the coding sequence ATGAAAGTGTTGTTCCTGTCTTGGGCATATCCGAAGGAGAGCTCGCCTTATTTGGGCATATGGGCGCATCAGCAGGCGTTGGCGCTGCGGAACGGCGGGGTCGACGTCGAGGTCGTCAATTCCGTCCCGTTCATTCCGCGGGCGGCCGGTTTCCTTTCCGGCAAAATCAAGAAGTATTCCGAAATCCCGAGCGTGGAGAAGCTGGACGGCGTGACCGTGTACCACCCGAAATTCATTCGCGTCAGCCCCAACTCCGCGCTGGACGAGTTCCTGTTCCGCCTGATGGGCATCCAGACGAAGCTGCTCGCCCGGCGGCTGCGCCGGCAAATCGACGTCGGGCGGTACCAGGTGCTGCATGCCCACAACATCTTCCCGGACGGAGCCATCGCGTATCGACTGCATCGGAAGTACGGCATTCCCTATGTGCTGACCCTCCACGATGTGGACCGTTTCCACAGTTACCCGAAGGAGGGACCCCATCGCGAGCTGGGCTCCGCGATTCTTTCGCATGCGTCCAAGGTGCTGGCCGTCAGCAACCGGGTGAAGAGCAACATTCGGGAACACGTGCCGAACGGCAGGTCCGTTGAGCTGCTGTACAACACCTTCTGGACGCAGGACCATCTCTCGGACACCGGGTCCGGCAAGCGCAAGCGGATCGTCACGCTCGCCTCGCTCATCAAGCGCAAAGGCGTACATGAGCTGCTTCGGGCGTTTCGCGAGGTGCTCGGCCGCTACCCGGATTATGAGCTCATGATGATCGGGCAGGGAAGCGAACTGGGCCCGCTGAAGAAAGCGGCGGAGGAGCTGGGCGTCGCAGGGAGCGTGACCTTCACGGGAGCGATGCCGCATGCCGACGCGATGAAAGAGCTCGCCCGCTCGTCGATATTTTGCCTCGCCAGCTGGGACGAGGCGTTCGGCGTCGCCTACGCCGAAGCGATGTCCTACGGGCTGCCGGTGATCGGCTGCCGGGGAGAAGGAATCGCCGACGTCGTTACCGACGGGGTCGACGGGCTGCTGGTAGAGCCGCGGAACGCGGAGGAACTGGCGCGCGCGCTGTTCCGCTTGATCGAGCACCCCGAGGAGGCGGAGCGGATCGGGAGCAATGGCCGCGAGCGGATCCGCGAGCTGAGACCGGAGGCGTTCGGCCGGAAGCTGGCCGGAATTTACGAAGAAATTCTATTAACCGTATAG
- a CDS encoding glycosyltransferase family 4 protein gives MKNILFIQPYASQVGGVDSVLLQLVQGLDPAQYRSFVMLSGPSPYAEKYEASGATVLYGPLAVFGKPTDAGYYFRNFKLLFRSMKEIRRIVKEHKIDLIHSHKMEVIGANAVGRMLGIPTIQTVHELARRPLFAYRFVGWLDHVLNDKVIVLCERSKIMFRWAGRESRKLVKIYNGISAQHPDRLPFASSSLRQQLNLPDDAKIAIAVARLSPMKGLEYFIEAAARWKAEHPGIKAVIVGDVAFDHEAPYKEKLLSRIQEAGLQDTVFMLGLRRDVPELLRQSDLLVLPSVYDIFPTVILEGMSAGLPVVATDVGGVPEMVREGTGVLVPPQNAAALSDEVVRTLSGDYESMGLRAREVFMKEFTKEQYVKRTTEVYDEMFARYAAAR, from the coding sequence ATGAAAAACATTCTGTTCATCCAGCCGTACGCCAGCCAGGTGGGCGGCGTCGATTCCGTGCTGCTCCAGCTGGTCCAAGGCTTGGACCCTGCGCAATACCGCTCCTTCGTCATGCTGAGCGGTCCTTCGCCCTATGCGGAGAAGTATGAAGCCTCGGGAGCAACCGTGTTGTACGGTCCCTTGGCCGTTTTCGGCAAGCCGACGGACGCCGGGTATTACTTCCGCAACTTCAAGCTGCTGTTCCGCTCCATGAAAGAGATTCGGCGGATCGTGAAGGAACACAAGATCGACCTGATCCATTCGCACAAAATGGAGGTCATCGGCGCGAACGCCGTCGGCCGCATGCTCGGAATCCCCACGATCCAAACCGTGCACGAGCTGGCCAGGCGGCCTCTGTTCGCTTATCGGTTCGTGGGCTGGCTGGACCACGTGCTGAACGACAAAGTGATCGTGCTATGCGAGAGAAGCAAAATCATGTTCCGGTGGGCGGGACGGGAATCCCGCAAGCTCGTCAAAATCTATAACGGGATTTCGGCTCAGCACCCGGATCGGCTGCCCTTCGCGTCCTCTTCCCTTCGGCAGCAATTGAACCTGCCGGACGACGCGAAGATCGCGATCGCGGTTGCCCGCTTGTCCCCCATGAAAGGCTTGGAGTACTTCATCGAAGCGGCCGCTCGCTGGAAAGCCGAGCATCCCGGCATCAAAGCCGTTATCGTCGGGGACGTCGCGTTCGACCATGAAGCGCCTTACAAGGAGAAGCTGCTATCCAGAATCCAAGAGGCCGGCCTGCAGGATACGGTGTTCATGCTCGGCTTGCGCCGGGACGTTCCCGAGCTGCTGCGCCAGAGCGACTTGCTTGTGCTGCCGTCGGTGTACGACATTTTCCCGACGGTGATCCTGGAAGGCATGAGCGCGGGCCTGCCCGTCGTGGCGACCGACGTCGGAGGGGTGCCCGAAATGGTGCGCGAAGGGACCGGCGTTCTCGTTCCTCCGCAGAATGCGGCTGCGCTGTCGGATGAGGTTGTCCGAACCCTGTCGGGGGATTACGAATCGATGGGGCTCCGCGCGAGGGAAGTGTTTATGAAAGAGTTCACGAAAGAGCAGTACGTCAAGCGTACGACCGAGGTGTACGACGAAATGTTCGCCCGATACGCGGCTGCTCGTTAA
- a CDS encoding polysialyltransferase family glycosyltransferase, producing the protein MKKAKGTKILFVCTKPYQYLIARLIKEGGGYEPCDILILNHFHEAEEFARKVRETGVWKKVFYIDDGQLDQYKLALHPLRKYFFYHGWKKLLPSVLADTSAYSEVFVAHDFVAVEYAIMRKFGSENKPVYLYEEGFGNYINNSTHSRWHMRMLKRMAPLLGLPGGYFGSLRWIDSVWLQRPALIQQDRQNPIRKKTRGLPMTFNRFLAIPRIVEECYRLYPELSEIDRQVAGLKEMSVVLTDSFLDTVPDRAAYVRDMKAKVDEAVGRSDAPMFIKQHPGEKRDIDAVPGKILTLPKKLPCELLYLVILKNGIRKINLFSFGSTAILNLYDLCKSDNSLDIYIFDSLRMEEDVKMIADRFCELAKKHQIAFQTV; encoded by the coding sequence GTGAAGAAGGCGAAGGGTACGAAAATCCTGTTCGTTTGCACGAAACCCTATCAATACTTGATCGCCCGCCTGATCAAGGAGGGGGGCGGCTACGAGCCGTGCGACATCCTCATTCTGAACCATTTCCACGAAGCGGAAGAGTTCGCCCGCAAGGTCCGGGAAACGGGGGTATGGAAGAAAGTTTTCTATATCGACGACGGGCAGCTGGATCAATACAAGCTGGCTCTGCACCCGCTTCGCAAGTATTTCTTCTATCACGGCTGGAAGAAGCTCCTGCCTTCCGTGCTTGCCGACACTTCAGCCTATTCCGAAGTTTTCGTCGCGCATGATTTCGTCGCCGTGGAATACGCGATCATGCGGAAATTCGGCAGCGAAAACAAGCCGGTTTACCTGTACGAGGAAGGCTTCGGCAACTACATCAACAACAGCACCCATTCCCGCTGGCACATGCGCATGCTCAAGCGAATGGCGCCCCTGCTCGGGCTTCCCGGCGGCTATTTCGGCAGCCTGCGCTGGATCGACTCGGTCTGGCTGCAAAGACCGGCGCTGATCCAACAGGATCGCCAAAATCCGATCCGCAAGAAAACAAGGGGCTTGCCGATGACCTTTAACCGGTTTCTCGCCATTCCCCGCATCGTAGAGGAATGTTACCGGCTTTACCCTGAACTGAGCGAGATCGACCGCCAAGTCGCGGGGCTGAAGGAAATGTCGGTCGTGCTGACCGATTCGTTCCTGGATACGGTTCCGGACCGTGCGGCCTACGTTCGGGACATGAAGGCGAAAGTCGATGAAGCGGTCGGGCGTTCCGACGCTCCGATGTTCATCAAACAGCATCCGGGCGAGAAGCGGGATATCGACGCGGTACCGGGAAAGATCCTGACGCTGCCCAAGAAGCTGCCCTGCGAGCTGCTCTACCTGGTGATCCTCAAAAACGGAATCCGCAAAATCAACCTCTTCTCCTTCGGCAGCACCGCCATTCTCAATCTGTACGACCTGTGCAAGTCCGACAACAGCCTGGACATCTACATATTCGACAGCCTGAGGATGGAAGAGGACGTCAAAATGATCGCCGACCGCTTCTGCGAGCTGGCGAAAAAGCATCAGATCGCGTTCCAAACCGTGTAA
- a CDS encoding glycosyltransferase family 8 protein, translating to MDQDESIVIIGAADNCYAQHLAVAFVSVLANLACERRVRFYVADGELTADNRELLTRSVTRHGGEIEFLSVSRDAFNDLFIAKGRHITQASYYRLVIPEMLRDRLIEKAVYLDCDLIVRDDISKLLDVPMEDCPIGAVEDLGGGFRRADLGMPDNAAYFNSGVLLIHLPKWREARITERVFRFVRENPHRMHYHDQDGLNAVLHGQWMALHPKWNVQRNMLGRIDAAGDKREKFRQAVKQPSIVHFTGNSKPWHYDNAHPYKKEYYRYLSMTEWKHYKPAAGFRLILKRWARTMLPDAFLTLARRLRFR from the coding sequence ATGGACCAAGACGAGTCGATTGTCATCATAGGCGCCGCGGACAACTGTTATGCCCAGCATCTGGCTGTCGCATTCGTGTCCGTACTCGCGAACCTGGCTTGCGAAAGACGGGTCCGGTTTTACGTCGCCGACGGGGAGCTGACGGCGGATAACCGGGAACTGCTTACCCGTTCGGTGACCCGCCACGGCGGAGAAATCGAATTTCTGTCCGTCAGCAGGGACGCTTTCAACGATCTCTTCATCGCCAAAGGCCGGCACATCACCCAAGCCAGCTATTACCGGCTGGTCATACCGGAAATGCTTCGGGACCGGTTGATCGAGAAAGCCGTTTACCTGGATTGCGATCTTATCGTGCGGGACGATATCTCCAAGCTCCTGGACGTGCCGATGGAGGATTGTCCGATCGGCGCGGTCGAGGATTTGGGAGGCGGATTCCGGCGGGCCGATCTAGGCATGCCCGACAACGCCGCATACTTCAACTCGGGCGTGCTTCTGATCCATTTGCCCAAATGGCGGGAAGCGCGGATCACGGAGCGCGTTTTCCGGTTCGTGAGGGAAAATCCCCACCGCATGCACTATCACGACCAAGACGGGCTGAATGCCGTGCTCCATGGCCAATGGATGGCCCTGCATCCCAAGTGGAACGTGCAGCGGAACATGCTGGGCAGGATCGACGCGGCCGGTGATAAGCGGGAGAAATTCCGCCAAGCCGTGAAGCAGCCGTCCATCGTGCATTTCACGGGCAACTCCAAGCCGTGGCATTACGACAACGCGCATCCTTACAAGAAAGAGTATTACCGCTACCTGTCCATGACGGAGTGGAAGCACTACAAGCCGGCCGCCGGCTTCAGGCTCATTCTGAAGCGGTGGGCCCGGACGATGCTGCCCGATGCGTTCCTGACCCTGGCGAGAAGATTGCGCTTCCGGTGA
- a CDS encoding glycosyltransferase family 4 protein, with amino-acid sequence MKVLFLTNIPSPYRIDFFNELGKRCELTVWFQARNESNREWEIEGLGRHFRYQFLKGRTFGLDKHLNLSILRELNAEPFDAYIMGCYSSPTEMLAIHWLKLRRKPFILNSDGGFPGNDRWLQRKLKTYLISSAALWLSSGSSCTRYLEHYGAAADRIREYPLSSTVLSGEELQPLAPEEKAELKRKGNLEGVVLLAVGQFIPRKGLDVLLRAFAKLQRELPEGKASLLLIGGGPEEARYEEIIREEGIRGVTIKRFLQKNELLPYWKLADAFVLPTRYDVWGLVFNEAAAFGLPIVTTDRAGAAGDLVRDGENGFVVPAEDTEELARALRRLAEDIDLRQQFSRRSREISELYSMDRMVDAHAAILEGWRTEREVASREHLYLDS; translated from the coding sequence ATGAAAGTGCTGTTCCTGACCAATATTCCCTCTCCTTACCGCATCGATTTCTTCAACGAGCTGGGCAAGCGCTGCGAGCTGACCGTATGGTTCCAAGCCCGTAACGAGTCCAACCGCGAATGGGAGATCGAAGGGCTGGGCCGCCATTTTCGCTATCAATTCCTGAAAGGCCGAACGTTCGGCCTCGATAAGCATTTGAACCTGTCGATCCTCCGCGAGCTGAACGCGGAGCCGTTCGACGCGTATATCATGGGCTGCTACAGCTCGCCGACCGAGATGCTCGCGATCCATTGGCTCAAGCTTCGGCGGAAACCGTTTATCCTGAATTCGGACGGCGGGTTTCCGGGCAACGACCGCTGGCTGCAGCGGAAATTGAAAACCTATCTGATCTCCAGCGCCGCTCTGTGGCTTTCTTCGGGCAGCAGCTGCACTCGCTACTTGGAGCATTACGGAGCGGCCGCCGACCGCATTCGGGAGTACCCGCTGTCTTCGACGGTGCTGTCCGGCGAGGAGTTACAACCACTGGCACCCGAAGAGAAAGCGGAGCTGAAGCGGAAGGGAAACCTGGAAGGCGTCGTCCTGCTTGCCGTCGGGCAATTCATTCCGCGCAAGGGCTTGGACGTGCTTCTGCGAGCCTTCGCCAAGCTGCAGAGGGAACTTCCGGAAGGGAAGGCCAGCCTGCTGCTCATCGGCGGCGGGCCGGAGGAAGCGCGTTACGAGGAGATCATCCGGGAGGAAGGCATCCGCGGCGTTACGATCAAGCGCTTCTTGCAGAAGAACGAGCTGCTGCCCTATTGGAAGCTGGCCGACGCATTCGTCCTGCCGACGCGTTACGACGTGTGGGGCCTTGTGTTCAACGAAGCGGCCGCCTTCGGCTTGCCGATCGTGACCACGGACCGGGCGGGCGCGGCCGGCGACTTGGTGCGCGACGGGGAGAACGGCTTCGTCGTGCCCGCGGAGGATACCGAGGAGCTGGCCCGGGCACTTCGGCGGTTGGCGGAGGATATCGACCTCCGGCAACAGTTCTCCCGCCGGAGCCGGGAGATCTCCGAGCTGTATTCGATGGACAGGATGGTGGATGCCCATGCCGCTATCCTGGAAGGCTGGCGGACGGAAAGAGAGGTTGCCTCCCGTGAACATCTGTACCTGGATTCATGA
- a CDS encoding VanZ family protein produces MAKIGYGAFLLGWMAVMFLFSSQPFERQDMRPWLERLVSSQQLERYLSWVDFTYGGHPVSIEELGAAEFVQFFIRKAAHVTEYAILGCLTLLLLRAIFRGRSYLPIAAALLCFAFAATDEYHQSFVGGRTPLPEDVLLDTLGACLGTVLTLLAIGIGGRPGRRAGQAKGKEKMG; encoded by the coding sequence ATGGCGAAAATAGGCTACGGCGCGTTTCTGCTCGGCTGGATGGCCGTCATGTTCCTGTTCTCCTCCCAGCCGTTCGAGCGGCAAGACATGCGCCCGTGGCTAGAGCGGTTAGTGTCCTCGCAACAGCTGGAGCGCTACCTGTCTTGGGTGGATTTCACGTACGGCGGCCACCCCGTCAGCATTGAAGAGCTGGGCGCGGCCGAGTTCGTGCAATTTTTCATCCGCAAGGCGGCTCATGTGACGGAGTACGCGATTCTCGGCTGCCTGACGCTGCTCTTGCTGAGAGCGATATTCAGAGGCAGAAGCTATCTGCCGATCGCCGCCGCGCTGCTCTGCTTCGCCTTCGCCGCCACCGACGAATACCACCAATCCTTCGTGGGCGGACGGACGCCTCTTCCGGAGGACGTCCTGCTCGATACGCTCGGCGCTTGTTTGGGCACCGTGCTGACCCTGCTCGCGATCGGAATCGGAGGGCGTCCGGGCCGAAGGGCCGGGCAAGCCAAAGGAAAGGAGAAAATGGGATGA
- the pseI gene encoding pseudaminic acid synthase has translation MREIQLGHRKVGTGHAPFIIAEMSGNHNQSLETALRIVDAAAESGAHALKLQTYRADLMTLDLEEGDFFIGDPASLWKGQSLYKLYEQAYTPWEWHKPIFDRCRERGLIPFSTPFHPDAVDFLEELDVPFYKIASFENNDLPLIRRVAATGKPLIISTGLSTIADLEEAVSAAREAGCRDLILLKCTSHYPASPVDSHLNTIPHLRSLFGCEVGLSDHTQGIGVPIASVALGATVIEKHFTISRADGGVDAAFSLEPEEMRQLVAESERAWQALGGVHYGLTEKDKQSLKFRRSLYISRDVAAGETLSEDNIRIIRPGYGLPPKFMGMFVGRTASRALKAGTPVSWDLL, from the coding sequence ATGCGGGAAATCCAACTGGGACACCGCAAGGTCGGAACGGGCCATGCCCCGTTCATCATCGCGGAAATGTCCGGCAACCATAACCAATCGCTCGAAACCGCGCTTCGCATCGTGGACGCGGCGGCCGAATCCGGCGCGCACGCGCTGAAGCTGCAGACGTACCGGGCGGACCTGATGACGCTGGATCTGGAGGAAGGCGACTTCTTCATCGGCGACCCGGCCAGCCTGTGGAAAGGGCAATCCCTTTACAAGCTGTACGAGCAGGCTTATACGCCGTGGGAGTGGCACAAGCCGATTTTCGACCGCTGCCGGGAGCGGGGGCTGATTCCGTTCAGCACGCCGTTCCACCCGGACGCCGTCGATTTCCTGGAAGAGCTGGACGTGCCGTTTTACAAAATCGCGTCGTTCGAGAACAACGACCTGCCGCTCATCCGGCGCGTCGCCGCGACCGGCAAACCGCTGATCATCTCGACCGGCTTGTCGACGATCGCCGATCTCGAAGAAGCGGTCAGCGCAGCCCGGGAAGCCGGATGCCGTGACCTGATCCTGCTCAAATGCACGAGCCATTATCCGGCTTCGCCCGTCGACAGCCACTTGAACACGATCCCCCACCTGCGCAGCCTGTTCGGCTGCGAAGTCGGCTTGTCCGACCATACGCAAGGGATCGGCGTGCCGATCGCCAGCGTGGCGCTCGGGGCGACGGTCATCGAAAAGCATTTCACGATTTCCCGGGCGGACGGCGGCGTGGACGCGGCTTTCTCGCTCGAGCCGGAGGAAATGAGACAGCTCGTTGCCGAATCGGAGCGCGCTTGGCAAGCGCTCGGCGGCGTGCATTACGGGCTGACCGAGAAGGACAAGCAATCGCTGAAGTTCCGGCGCTCCCTCTACATCAGCCGCGACGTCGCCGCCGGAGAAACGCTCAGCGAGGACAATATCCGGATCATCCGGCCGGGATACGGCCTCCCTCCCAAATTCATGGGCATGTTCGTAGGGCGCACCGCTTCCCGCGCTCTGAAAGCGGGCACGCCCGTCAGCTGGGATCTGCTCTAG
- a CDS encoding formyltransferase family protein, with the protein MKKFASITVISDRRNWMNEFLPAWLLKLKPLVEDIIWVHEVRDMTGGDIAFYLGCGEIVPPAILSLYERNLVVHASDLPKGKGWSPLAWQILEGKSDIPVSLFEAAERVDSGPIYLKRTLSFRGTELIDEMRRELARATFEMCGEFLDRYPGIVAEAVPQEGEATFYPKRTPADSRLNPDLSIRDQFALMRVADNERYPCYFELDGDTFVVKVEKKKVT; encoded by the coding sequence ATGAAGAAATTCGCGAGCATTACGGTCATTTCCGACCGGCGGAATTGGATGAACGAATTCCTGCCGGCCTGGCTGCTCAAGCTGAAGCCGCTGGTAGAGGATATTATCTGGGTCCATGAAGTGAGGGACATGACGGGCGGGGACATCGCTTTCTATCTGGGCTGCGGGGAGATCGTTCCCCCGGCAATTCTCTCCCTCTATGAACGCAATTTGGTCGTGCATGCGAGCGACTTGCCCAAGGGCAAAGGCTGGTCTCCCTTGGCTTGGCAGATCCTCGAGGGCAAAAGCGACATCCCCGTCAGCCTGTTCGAGGCGGCGGAGCGGGTAGACAGCGGCCCGATCTACTTGAAGCGAACGCTCTCCTTCCGCGGAACCGAACTGATCGATGAAATGAGGCGGGAGCTCGCCCGGGCCACTTTCGAGATGTGCGGGGAGTTCCTGGACCGCTACCCCGGCATCGTCGCGGAAGCGGTGCCGCAAGAGGGCGAGGCCACGTTTTATCCGAAGCGCACGCCCGCCGACAGCCGGCTCAACCCGGACCTGTCGATCCGCGATCAGTTCGCGCTGATGCGCGTGGCGGACAATGAAAGATATCCTTGCTATTTCGAATTGGACGGCGACACCTTCGTGGTGAAAGTCGAAAAGAAGAAGGTGACGTGA
- the pseG gene encoding UDP-2,4-diacetamido-2,4,6-trideoxy-beta-L-altropyranose hydrolase: MKAAIRADASRLIGSGHVMRCLTLADRLRQRRQAEVVFLCREHDGNLIAYIRERGYEVFVLPEPAATGSRNEDERPPAHAHWLGAHWAEDAEQTIACLPRLGRNGKIDWLVVDHYALDSRYEEKVRPYVGKLMAIDDLADRPHDCDLLLDQNLDPDAGARYGGLIAPGTRLLVGPMFALLREEFAELRRRVRRDGSVRRLLVSFGGIDATGETVKALQALQSMPEEDWAVTVLAGKSNPNAERIAEFCDGLPNARFFRHAENVAELMLEADAAVGAGGSSTWERCCLGLPSLIVTTASNQIELTERVAQTGAVQWLGPSEEVGPDVIREALLTLRRHPGTVLRMSARAMELTDGLGADRIVEELVR; the protein is encoded by the coding sequence ATGAAAGCCGCTATACGCGCCGACGCTTCCCGGCTCATCGGGTCGGGACACGTCATGCGGTGCCTGACGTTGGCGGACCGGCTTCGGCAGCGGCGGCAGGCCGAAGTCGTCTTCCTGTGCCGGGAGCATGACGGGAATCTCATCGCCTATATCCGCGAGAGGGGCTACGAAGTTTTCGTGCTGCCGGAACCGGCCGCGACAGGCTCGCGGAATGAGGATGAGCGGCCGCCGGCCCACGCGCACTGGCTCGGCGCGCATTGGGCGGAGGACGCGGAGCAGACGATCGCTTGCTTGCCCCGCCTCGGCCGGAACGGGAAGATCGACTGGTTGGTCGTCGATCACTATGCCTTGGACAGCCGGTACGAGGAGAAGGTGCGTCCTTACGTCGGCAAGCTCATGGCGATCGACGATTTGGCGGACCGCCCGCACGACTGCGACCTGCTGCTCGACCAGAACCTGGACCCCGACGCGGGGGCTCGTTACGGCGGATTGATCGCGCCAGGGACCCGCCTGTTGGTCGGGCCTATGTTCGCGCTGCTGCGGGAGGAATTTGCTGAGCTTCGCAGGCGCGTCAGGCGCGATGGAAGCGTGCGGCGGCTGCTCGTCTCGTTCGGTGGCATAGATGCGACCGGGGAGACCGTCAAAGCCCTGCAGGCGCTGCAGTCGATGCCGGAGGAAGATTGGGCCGTGACGGTGCTCGCCGGCAAATCGAATCCGAACGCCGAGCGGATTGCCGAATTCTGCGACGGGCTGCCGAACGCACGCTTCTTCCGCCACGCGGAGAACGTCGCGGAGCTGATGCTGGAAGCCGACGCGGCCGTCGGGGCGGGAGGCTCGTCCACGTGGGAGCGCTGCTGCCTCGGCCTTCCCTCGCTGATCGTAACGACCGCTTCGAACCAGATCGAACTGACGGAACGCGTCGCGCAGACCGGCGCGGTTCAATGGTTGGGCCCATCCGAGGAAGTCGGCCCGGACGTGATCCGGGAGGCGCTGCTGACGCTGCGCCGGCATCCCGGGACGGTGCTGCGGATGTCCGCGCGCGCCATGGAACTGACCGACGGCTTAGGCGCCGATAGAATCGTGGAGGAGCTTGTCCGATGA